One segment of Thunnus thynnus chromosome 19, fThuThy2.1, whole genome shotgun sequence DNA contains the following:
- the LOC137171275 gene encoding lysosome membrane protein 2-like isoform X1, whose translation MTRRSCAIYAVGVTCAALLIVGIGLVLGQVFTTLMHNRLKKELVLVEGSRVFESWKRPPPPVYMQYFFFNMTNVNEFLQGAKPQVNQIGPYTYREYRYKDNVSMVENGTRVSAYNTKSFVFLREKSVGDPAVDNITTVNIPAWAVMTKVKGSFWRSSMVSIWMNSIGSGLFTTRTVDELLWGYEDPLLQRVASSNPEVETTFGLMYKKNGSNDGEFIYHTGEQNYMDYGRVETWKGQRQLNFWTTNQSNSINGSDGSAFHPLLNKNERIYIFTPDLCRSIYMEFEKDVEVKGIPAYRFTPPRSVLASKEENPANEGFCVTPQECLGTGLLKVSPCRKGAPVVASFPHFYLGDAKYAAALGLSPQRKHHQTFLDLNPTTGVIVRASKRAQINVLLSRVSGFPSTRGFNETVFPVMFLNESVVIDDVSAAKIQKLLLIVTIVSNFPLIIVGLGGIMLLIFIILLIRARKQKNEVKRIVFTKPVYATTAEDDTSYSPVSDKEKDDPQNGTYIGLTPKSDPQA comes from the exons GAGCTTGTTTTGGTTGAGGGCAGCCGCGTGTTTGAGTCCTGGAAGAGGCCCCCTCCTCCTGTCTACATGCAGTATTTCTTCTTCAATATGACCAACGTGAATGAGTTCCTTCAAGGGGCCAAGCCACAGGTCAACCAGATTGGACCCTACACATATAG GGAGTACAGGTATAAGGACAATGTGAGCATGGTGGAAAATGGAACAAGGGTGTCTGCATACAACACAAAAAGCTTTGTGTTCCTGAGGGAGAAGTCTGTCGGTGACCCAGCTGTTGACAACATCACCACTGTCAACATCCCTGCTTGG GCCGTAATGACTAAGGTGAAAGGGAGTTTCTGGAGGTCCTCCATGGTGTCCATCTGGATGAACAGTATTGGGAGCGGCCTCTTCACTACTCGCACTGTGGATGAGTTGCTGTGGGGCTACGAAGACCCCCTGCTGCAACGCGTTGCCTCCTCCAATCCTGAAGTGGAGACGACCTTTGGTCTCATGTACAAG AAAAATGGAAGTAACGATGGGGAATTTATCTACCACACTGGTGAGCAGAACTACATGGATTATGGCCGGGTCGAAACGTGGAAAGGTCAAAG GCAGCTGAACTTCTGGACGACCAACCAGAGCAACAGCATCAATGGATCAGATGGAAGTGCTTTCCATCCCCTGCTGAACAAGAATGAGCGCATTTACATATTCACTCCAGACCTCTGCAG GTCGATCTACATGGAGTTTGAGAAAGACGTAGAAGTGAAAGGAATCCCAGCCTACCGCTTCACACCACCACGCTCTGTTCTGGCCAGCAAAGAGGAGAACCCAGCCAATGAGGGCTTCTGCGTCACCCCACAGGAGTGCCTGGGAACTGGCCTTCTTAAAGTCAGCCCCTGTCGGAAAG GTGCCCCAGTGGTGGCCTCCTTTCCTCATTTCTACCTGGGAGATGCTAAATATGCAGCTGCCTTAGGACTGTCCCCTCAAAGAAAGCATCACCAAACTTTCCTAGACCTCAACCCG ACCACTGGAGTGATTGTACGTGCAAGCAAGAGAGCACAGATTAATGTCTTGCTCAGTAGAGTCTCTGGATTCCC GTCAACAAGAGGCTTTAATGAGACAGTCTTTCCTGTCATGTTTCTCAATGAG AGTGTGGTGATTGATGATGTGTCTGCAGCAAAAATtcagaagctgctgctgatcGTCACCATTGTGTCCAACTTCCCGCTCATTATTGTGGGACTTGGTGGCATTATGCTCCTCATCTTTATCATTCTCCTCATCCGTGCCCGCAAACAGAAG aatgaagTAAAGCGCATTGTGTTTACCAAGCCTGTCTATGCT ACCACTGCTGAAGATGACACTTCTTACTCTCCAGTCAGCGACAAGGAAAAGGACGATCCCCAAAATGGAACCTATATTGGTTTGACACCTAAATCCGACCCACAAGCTTGA
- the LOC137171275 gene encoding lysosome membrane protein 2-like isoform X2 codes for MTGRCCAVYVVGITCAALLIVWIRLVLGQVVIMLVHNRLKKELVLVEGSRVFESWKRPPPPVYMQYFFFNMTNVNEFLQGAKPQVNQIGPYTYREYRYKDNVSMVENGTRVSAYNTKSFVFLREKSVGDPAVDNITTVNIPAWAVMTKVKGSFWRSSMVSIWMNSIGSGLFTTRTVDELLWGYEDPLLQRVASSNPEVETTFGLMYKKNGSNDGEFIYHTGEQNYMDYGRVETWKGQRQLNFWTTNQSNSINGSDGSAFHPLLNKNERIYIFTPDLCRSIYMEFEKDVEVKGIPAYRFTPPRSVLASKEENPANEGFCVTPQECLGTGLLKVSPCRKGAPVVASFPHFYLGDAKYAAALGLSPQRKHHQTFLDLNPTTGVIVRASKRAQINVLLSRVSGFPSTRGFNETVFPVMFLNESVVIDDVSAAKIQKLLLIVTIVSNFPLIIVGLGGIMLLIFIILLIRARKQKNEVKRIVFTKPVYATTAEDDTSYSPVSDKEKDDPQNGTYIGLTPKSDPQA; via the exons GAGCTTGTTTTGGTTGAGGGCAGCCGCGTGTTTGAGTCCTGGAAGAGGCCCCCTCCTCCTGTCTACATGCAGTATTTCTTCTTCAATATGACCAACGTGAATGAGTTCCTTCAAGGGGCCAAGCCACAGGTCAACCAGATTGGACCCTACACATATAG GGAGTACAGGTATAAGGACAATGTGAGCATGGTGGAAAATGGAACAAGGGTGTCTGCATACAACACAAAAAGCTTTGTGTTCCTGAGGGAGAAGTCTGTCGGTGACCCAGCTGTTGACAACATCACCACTGTCAACATCCCTGCTTGG GCCGTAATGACTAAGGTGAAAGGGAGTTTCTGGAGGTCCTCCATGGTGTCCATCTGGATGAACAGTATTGGGAGCGGCCTCTTCACTACTCGCACTGTGGATGAGTTGCTGTGGGGCTACGAAGACCCCCTGCTGCAACGCGTTGCCTCCTCCAATCCTGAAGTGGAGACGACCTTTGGTCTCATGTACAAG AAAAATGGAAGTAACGATGGGGAATTTATCTACCACACTGGTGAGCAGAACTACATGGATTATGGCCGGGTCGAAACGTGGAAAGGTCAAAG GCAGCTGAACTTCTGGACGACCAACCAGAGCAACAGCATCAATGGATCAGATGGAAGTGCTTTCCATCCCCTGCTGAACAAGAATGAGCGCATTTACATATTCACTCCAGACCTCTGCAG GTCGATCTACATGGAGTTTGAGAAAGACGTAGAAGTGAAAGGAATCCCAGCCTACCGCTTCACACCACCACGCTCTGTTCTGGCCAGCAAAGAGGAGAACCCAGCCAATGAGGGCTTCTGCGTCACCCCACAGGAGTGCCTGGGAACTGGCCTTCTTAAAGTCAGCCCCTGTCGGAAAG GTGCCCCAGTGGTGGCCTCCTTTCCTCATTTCTACCTGGGAGATGCTAAATATGCAGCTGCCTTAGGACTGTCCCCTCAAAGAAAGCATCACCAAACTTTCCTAGACCTCAACCCG ACCACTGGAGTGATTGTACGTGCAAGCAAGAGAGCACAGATTAATGTCTTGCTCAGTAGAGTCTCTGGATTCCC GTCAACAAGAGGCTTTAATGAGACAGTCTTTCCTGTCATGTTTCTCAATGAG AGTGTGGTGATTGATGATGTGTCTGCAGCAAAAATtcagaagctgctgctgatcGTCACCATTGTGTCCAACTTCCCGCTCATTATTGTGGGACTTGGTGGCATTATGCTCCTCATCTTTATCATTCTCCTCATCCGTGCCCGCAAACAGAAG aatgaagTAAAGCGCATTGTGTTTACCAAGCCTGTCTATGCT ACCACTGCTGAAGATGACACTTCTTACTCTCCAGTCAGCGACAAGGAAAAGGACGATCCCCAAAATGGAACCTATATTGGTTTGACACCTAAATCCGACCCACAAGCTTGA
- the LOC137171275 gene encoding lysosome membrane protein 2-like isoform X3 yields the protein MTRRSCAIYAVGVTCAALLIVGIGLVLGQVFTTLMHNRLKKELVLVEGSRVFESWKRPPPPVYMQYFFFNMTNVNEFLQGAKPQVNQIGPYTYREYRYKDNVSMVENGTRVSAYNTKSFVFLREKSVGDPAVDNITTVNIPAWAVMTKVKGSFWRSSMVSIWMNSIGSGLFTTRTVDELLWGYEDPLLQRVASSNPEVETTFGLMYKKNGSNDGEFIYHTGEQNYMDYGRVETWKGQRQLNFWTTNQSNSINGSDGSAFHPLLNKNERIYIFTPDLCRSIYMEFEKDVEVKGIPAYRFTPPRSVLASKEENPANEGFCVTPQECLGTGLLKVSPCRKGAPVVASFPHFYLGDAKYAAALGLSPQRKHHQTFLDLNPTTGVIVRASKRAQINVLLSRVSGFPSTRGFNETVFPVMFLNESVVIDDVSAAKIQKLLLIVTIVSNFPLIIVGLGGIMLLIFIILLIRARKQKTTAEDDTSYSPVSDKEKDDPQNGTYIGLTPKSDPQA from the exons GAGCTTGTTTTGGTTGAGGGCAGCCGCGTGTTTGAGTCCTGGAAGAGGCCCCCTCCTCCTGTCTACATGCAGTATTTCTTCTTCAATATGACCAACGTGAATGAGTTCCTTCAAGGGGCCAAGCCACAGGTCAACCAGATTGGACCCTACACATATAG GGAGTACAGGTATAAGGACAATGTGAGCATGGTGGAAAATGGAACAAGGGTGTCTGCATACAACACAAAAAGCTTTGTGTTCCTGAGGGAGAAGTCTGTCGGTGACCCAGCTGTTGACAACATCACCACTGTCAACATCCCTGCTTGG GCCGTAATGACTAAGGTGAAAGGGAGTTTCTGGAGGTCCTCCATGGTGTCCATCTGGATGAACAGTATTGGGAGCGGCCTCTTCACTACTCGCACTGTGGATGAGTTGCTGTGGGGCTACGAAGACCCCCTGCTGCAACGCGTTGCCTCCTCCAATCCTGAAGTGGAGACGACCTTTGGTCTCATGTACAAG AAAAATGGAAGTAACGATGGGGAATTTATCTACCACACTGGTGAGCAGAACTACATGGATTATGGCCGGGTCGAAACGTGGAAAGGTCAAAG GCAGCTGAACTTCTGGACGACCAACCAGAGCAACAGCATCAATGGATCAGATGGAAGTGCTTTCCATCCCCTGCTGAACAAGAATGAGCGCATTTACATATTCACTCCAGACCTCTGCAG GTCGATCTACATGGAGTTTGAGAAAGACGTAGAAGTGAAAGGAATCCCAGCCTACCGCTTCACACCACCACGCTCTGTTCTGGCCAGCAAAGAGGAGAACCCAGCCAATGAGGGCTTCTGCGTCACCCCACAGGAGTGCCTGGGAACTGGCCTTCTTAAAGTCAGCCCCTGTCGGAAAG GTGCCCCAGTGGTGGCCTCCTTTCCTCATTTCTACCTGGGAGATGCTAAATATGCAGCTGCCTTAGGACTGTCCCCTCAAAGAAAGCATCACCAAACTTTCCTAGACCTCAACCCG ACCACTGGAGTGATTGTACGTGCAAGCAAGAGAGCACAGATTAATGTCTTGCTCAGTAGAGTCTCTGGATTCCC GTCAACAAGAGGCTTTAATGAGACAGTCTTTCCTGTCATGTTTCTCAATGAG AGTGTGGTGATTGATGATGTGTCTGCAGCAAAAATtcagaagctgctgctgatcGTCACCATTGTGTCCAACTTCCCGCTCATTATTGTGGGACTTGGTGGCATTATGCTCCTCATCTTTATCATTCTCCTCATCCGTGCCCGCAAACAGAAG ACCACTGCTGAAGATGACACTTCTTACTCTCCAGTCAGCGACAAGGAAAAGGACGATCCCCAAAATGGAACCTATATTGGTTTGACACCTAAATCCGACCCACAAGCTTGA
- the nup54 gene encoding nucleoporin p54 isoform X2, which yields MAFSFGGATTNTAATLTAPGFGAATTTAAAPATGFSFGSTNTGFGGLGAGNTTAGGFSFGGFGLNANPAAVSFNVGCFGTATTTGTVFNFGNSLASTGTFGGFGTTTTTAAAPGSTFSFAAPTNTAGGLFGNTQNKGFGFSSGLGTGAAAGTSGFGTGLGTTSLGGFGGFNIQPTQQQQGGLFSQQAQQQGQAQPTQLYQQVTALSAPTLLGDERDSILAKWNQLQAYWGTGKGYHSNNNPPVDFTQENPFCRFKAVGYSCVPVSKDEDGLVVLVLNKKEADVRAQQQQLVESIHKIMGSNQTLTVNVDGVKALPNDQTEVIIYVVERSPNGTSKRIPATTLFSYLEQANIKVQLTQLGVAMSVTRTELSPAQLKQLLQNAPAGVDPIIWEQAKVDNPDPEKLIPVPMVGFKELLRRLQIQEQMTKQHQTRVDIVSNDISELQKNQATTVAKIAQYKRKLMDLSHRVLQVLIQQEIQRKSGYAIQVDEEHLRVQLDTIQSELNAPTQFKGRLNELMSQIRMQNHFGAVRSEERYSVDADLLREIKQHLKQQQDGLSHLISVIKDDLEDIKLIEHGLSDSGHMRGGILS from the exons ATGGCGTTCAGTTTTGGCGGCGCTACGACGAACACAGCGGCAA CTCTTACAGCCCCTGGTTTTGGGGCTGccaccaccactgctgctgcaccaGCTACAGGATTTAGTTTTGGCTCCACCAACACTG GATTTGGGGGGCTGGGAGCTGGAAACACCACGGCTGGTGGGTTTAGTTTTGGGGGGTTTGGTTTAAATGCCAACCCAGCAGCAGTCAGCTTTAATGTGGGGTGCTTTGGTACAGCAACCACCACTGGCACTGTTTTCAATTTTGGTAATAGCCTGGCTAGCACAG GCACGTTTGGTGGCTTTGGGACGACTACAACAACTGCTGCTGCACCAGGTTCCActtttagttttgctgctcCCACCAACACCGCAG GGGGGCTCTTTGGTAACACACAGAACAAAGGGTTTGGTTTCTCCTCTGGGCTTGGCACTGGGGCCGCTGCTGGGACATCAGGATTTGGAACTGGATTAGGAACAACTAGCCTGGGTGGGTTTGGAGGCTTTAATATCCAACCAACTCAGCAGCAGCAAG GAGGCTTGTTCAGCCAGCAGGCCCAGCAACAGGGTCAGGCTCAGCCCACCCAGCTTTACCAGCAGGTCACTGCTCTGTCAGCCCCCACCCTGTTAGGAGACGAGCGAGACTCCATCCTAGCTAAATGGAACCAGCTGCAGGCTTACTGGGGCACCGGGAAGGGctaccacagcaacaacaacccACCTGTGGACTTCACTCAGGAGAACCCATTCTGCAGGTTCAAG GCGGTGGGATATAGCTGCGTCCCAGTTAGTAAAGATGAAGATGGTTTAGTGGTCTTGGTTCTCAATAAAAAGGAAGCCGATGTGcgagctcagcagcagcagctggtggaGTCCATCCACAAGATCATGGGGAGCAACCAGACACTCACTGTCAATGTAGACGGTGTCAAAGCCCTGCCAAACGACCA GACAGAGGTGATCATCTACGTGGTGGAGCGTTCTCCTAATGGAACCTCCAAGAGGATCCCCGCCACCACTCTCTTCAGCTATCTGGAGCAGGCCAACATCAAGGTCCAGCTCACACAGCTTGGGGTGGCCATGTCCGTCACACGCACAGAGCTCTCTCCAGCACAGCTCAAGCAGCTGCTGCAAAATGCCCCTGCAG GAGTGGACCCTATCATTTGGGAGCAGGCCAAGGTGGACAACCCTGATCCAGAGAA ATTAATCCCTGTGCCCATGGTGGGTTTTAAGGAGCTGCTTCGCAGGCTGCAGATCCAGGAGCAGATGACCAAACAGCACCAGACCAGAGTGGAT ATTGTCTCAAATGACATCAGTGAGCTTCAGAAGAACCAGGCGACCACAGTGGCCAAGATTGCCCAGTACAAGAGGAAGCTGATGGATCTCTCTCACAGGGTGCTGCAG GTGTTGATCCAACAGGAGATCCAGAGGAAAAGTGGTTACGCAATCCAAGTGGATGAGGAGCATCTCAGAGTGCAGCTGGACACTATTCAGTCTGAACTCAATGCCCCCACACAGTTCAAG GGTCGGTTGAACGAATTGATGTCCCAAATCCGGATGCAGAACCACTTCGGAGCCGTGAGATCAGAAGAGCGCTACAGTGTTGACGCAGACCTTCTCAGAGAAATCAAACAA CActtgaaacagcagcaggatggtttAAGTCATTTAATCAGTGTCATCAAGGATGATTTGGAAGACATCAAACTCATAGAGCACGGACTGAGCGACAGCGGACACATGAGAGGAGGCATCCTGAGCTGA
- the nup54 gene encoding nucleoporin p54 isoform X1 → MAFSFGGATTNTAATLTAPGFGAATTTAAAPATGFSFGSTNTGTFGGFGTTTTTAAAPGSTFSFAAPTNTAGGLFGNTQNKGFGFSSGLGTGAAAGTSGFGTGLGTTSLGGFGGFNIQPTQQQQGGLFSQQAQQQGQAQPTQLYQQVTALSAPTLLGDERDSILAKWNQLQAYWGTGKGYHSNNNPPVDFTQENPFCRFKAVGYSCVPVSKDEDGLVVLVLNKKEADVRAQQQQLVESIHKIMGSNQTLTVNVDGVKALPNDQTEVIIYVVERSPNGTSKRIPATTLFSYLEQANIKVQLTQLGVAMSVTRTELSPAQLKQLLQNAPAGVDPIIWEQAKVDNPDPEKLIPVPMVGFKELLRRLQIQEQMTKQHQTRVDIVSNDISELQKNQATTVAKIAQYKRKLMDLSHRVLQVLIQQEIQRKSGYAIQVDEEHLRVQLDTIQSELNAPTQFKGRLNELMSQIRMQNHFGAVRSEERYSVDADLLREIKQHLKQQQDGLSHLISVIKDDLEDIKLIEHGLSDSGHMRGGILS, encoded by the exons ATGGCGTTCAGTTTTGGCGGCGCTACGACGAACACAGCGGCAA CTCTTACAGCCCCTGGTTTTGGGGCTGccaccaccactgctgctgcaccaGCTACAGGATTTAGTTTTGGCTCCACCAACACTG GCACGTTTGGTGGCTTTGGGACGACTACAACAACTGCTGCTGCACCAGGTTCCActtttagttttgctgctcCCACCAACACCGCAG GGGGGCTCTTTGGTAACACACAGAACAAAGGGTTTGGTTTCTCCTCTGGGCTTGGCACTGGGGCCGCTGCTGGGACATCAGGATTTGGAACTGGATTAGGAACAACTAGCCTGGGTGGGTTTGGAGGCTTTAATATCCAACCAACTCAGCAGCAGCAAG GAGGCTTGTTCAGCCAGCAGGCCCAGCAACAGGGTCAGGCTCAGCCCACCCAGCTTTACCAGCAGGTCACTGCTCTGTCAGCCCCCACCCTGTTAGGAGACGAGCGAGACTCCATCCTAGCTAAATGGAACCAGCTGCAGGCTTACTGGGGCACCGGGAAGGGctaccacagcaacaacaacccACCTGTGGACTTCACTCAGGAGAACCCATTCTGCAGGTTCAAG GCGGTGGGATATAGCTGCGTCCCAGTTAGTAAAGATGAAGATGGTTTAGTGGTCTTGGTTCTCAATAAAAAGGAAGCCGATGTGcgagctcagcagcagcagctggtggaGTCCATCCACAAGATCATGGGGAGCAACCAGACACTCACTGTCAATGTAGACGGTGTCAAAGCCCTGCCAAACGACCA GACAGAGGTGATCATCTACGTGGTGGAGCGTTCTCCTAATGGAACCTCCAAGAGGATCCCCGCCACCACTCTCTTCAGCTATCTGGAGCAGGCCAACATCAAGGTCCAGCTCACACAGCTTGGGGTGGCCATGTCCGTCACACGCACAGAGCTCTCTCCAGCACAGCTCAAGCAGCTGCTGCAAAATGCCCCTGCAG GAGTGGACCCTATCATTTGGGAGCAGGCCAAGGTGGACAACCCTGATCCAGAGAA ATTAATCCCTGTGCCCATGGTGGGTTTTAAGGAGCTGCTTCGCAGGCTGCAGATCCAGGAGCAGATGACCAAACAGCACCAGACCAGAGTGGAT ATTGTCTCAAATGACATCAGTGAGCTTCAGAAGAACCAGGCGACCACAGTGGCCAAGATTGCCCAGTACAAGAGGAAGCTGATGGATCTCTCTCACAGGGTGCTGCAG GTGTTGATCCAACAGGAGATCCAGAGGAAAAGTGGTTACGCAATCCAAGTGGATGAGGAGCATCTCAGAGTGCAGCTGGACACTATTCAGTCTGAACTCAATGCCCCCACACAGTTCAAG GGTCGGTTGAACGAATTGATGTCCCAAATCCGGATGCAGAACCACTTCGGAGCCGTGAGATCAGAAGAGCGCTACAGTGTTGACGCAGACCTTCTCAGAGAAATCAAACAA CActtgaaacagcagcaggatggtttAAGTCATTTAATCAGTGTCATCAAGGATGATTTGGAAGACATCAAACTCATAGAGCACGGACTGAGCGACAGCGGACACATGAGAGGAGGCATCCTGAGCTGA
- the LOC137170605 gene encoding serine/threonine-protein phosphatase with EF-hands 2-like: MGCGMGKREPPLKKCNRVSFSVPAMRAALLIQRWYRQYVARLEMRRRCTWNIFQSIEYAGEQDQIKLYNFFGFLMDHFTPASSERNLISHIFRENEICRDTEWERYFCYKSIEVPDGYTGPHLTFPLTFCGVSKLVEAFKHKQQLHARYVLQILGETWRLLRILPNINHVTTCHTKEITICGDLHGHLEDLLLIFYKNGLPSSEKPYVFNGDFVDRGKNSLEILLILFGFLLVYPNDVHLNRGNHEDHIVNLRYGFTKEVLGKYRMHGKKILKLLQKIFSWLPLATVIDHKVLIVHGGISDTTDLNIIARVERHSYVSALRPPKLSHRTVNGSKTQTMNGRNTESGGAAAGRRRVCSLTYQSSALAHRHDLPRRSLHNLPVSSQLNCSLEKELKRRRRLAGFDQLYRDLSKSDSDSDPESGDETDQHEWKQIVDMLWSDPMPQNGCTPNEVRGGGCYWGPDVTEEVLGRHNLQLLIRSHECKQDGYEFCHNRRVLTIFSASNYYEEGSNRGAYIRMGPDLVPHFIQYQASRTCRELTLRQSVGWTERSALRALREQLFVHKSDLISAFQEFDPNNTGMISLSHWASATERVLNLGLPWRVLRPQLVSSTQHGMVDYQQWIRELSITEPKLEISDTSILETMYKNHSNLETIFRIIDTDNSGLISFEEFRQTWKLLSSHLKTEISDEAIADLAQSIDFNKDGGIDINEFMEAFRLVDLSAHM; this comes from the exons ATGGGATGTGGCATGGGAAAAAGAGAACCACCGCTGAAGAAATGTAACAGAG tgAGCTTCTCAGTTCCAG CAATGAGAGCAGCGTTGCTGATCCAGCGCTGGTACCGTCAGTATGTTGCTCGGCTGGAGATGAGACGCAGGTGCACGTGGAACATCTTCCAGTCTATTGAATATGCAGGAGAGCAAGACCAGATCAAG CTCTACAATTTTTTTGGCTTCTTGATGGACCATTTCACCCCGGCCAGCAGCGAAA GAAACCTAATATCTCACATCTTTCGTGAGAATGAAATCTGCCGTGACACCGAATGGGAGAGATATTTTTGCTACAAGAGTATTGAGGTGCCTGACGGCTACACCGGCCCCCATCTGACCTTCCCCTTGACCTTCTGTGGGGTGTCGAAGCTGGTGGAGGCCTTCAAGCACAAACAA CAGCTCCATGCTCGGTATGTTCTGCAGATTCTTGGCGAGACTTGGAGACTTTTAAGAATTCTTCCAAATATCAATCATGTCACCACCTGCCATACCAAGGAGATTACCATATGTG GAGATTTACATGGACATCTTGAAGATCTGCTGTTGATATTCTACAAG AATGGTTTGCCGTCTTCTGAGAAACCATATGTCTTCAATGGAGACTTTGTGGATCGTGGCAAAAACTCCTTAGAGATACTGCTCATCCTGTTCGGGTTCCTGCTGGTTTACCCCAATGATGTCCATCTGAACAGAGGGAACCACGAGGACCACATAGTTAATCTGAG ATATGGTTTCACTAAAGAAGTTCTGGGAAAATACAGG ATGCACGGCAAAAAGATCCTAAAGCTTCTCCAGAAGATCTTCAGCTGGCTCCCTCTGGCCACAGTGATCGATCACAAGGTGCTGATTGTGCATGGAGGGATCTCTGACACGACAGACCTCAACATAATAGCCAGAGTGGAGAGACACAGT TATGTGTCGGCCCTCAGGCCTCCTAAGCTGAGCCACCGCACTGTCAACGGCAGTAAGACTCAGACAATGAACGGCAGGAACACGGAGTCCGGTGGAGCGGCGGCAGGCCGGCGTCGAGTGTGTTCTCTGACTTACCAAAGCTCAGCCCTGGCTCACAGGCACGACCTCCCACGCCGCTCGCTCCACAACCTACCCGTGAGCAGCCAACTCAACTGCTCGTTGGAGAAGGAGCTGAAGAGGAGGCGCAGACTGGCTGGATTTGACCAGTTGTACAGAGATCTGAGCAAGtctgactctgactctgacCCCGAGTCTGGAGACGAAACAGATCAGCATGAGTGGAAACAA ATAGTGGACATGTTGTGGAGTGACCCTATGCCTCAAAACGGCTGCACTCCCAATGAGGTGCGAGGCGGAGGCTGCTACTGGGGGCCAGATGTCACGGAGGAAGTGCTGGGAAGACACAACCTCCAGCTTCTCATCCGCTCCCATGAGTGCAAACAGGATGGCTATGAATTCTGCCACAACCGCAGG gtaCTGACTATATTCTCAGCATCTAACTACTATGAGGAGGGCAGCAACAGAGGAGCCTACATCAGAATGGGACCTGATCTGGTCCCCCACTTCATTCAATATCAGGCCAGCAGGACATGCAGAGAGCTCACCCTGAGACAAAG TGTCGGCTGGACAGAGAGATCAGCTCTGAGAGCTCTGAGGGAACAACTGTTTGTGCATAAGTCAGATCTCATCAGTGCCTTCCAGGAGTTTGATCCTAACAACACAG GGATGATCTCTCTGAGTCACTGGGCCAGTGCCACAGAGAGGGTGCTGAATCTGGGTCTGCCCTGGAGGGTGCTGCGCCCGCAGCTTGTCAGCAGCACTCAGCATGGCATGGTAGATTACCAGCAGTGGATAAGGGAGTTATCCATCACTGAGCCCAAACTAGAg ATCTCAGACACCAGCATCCTTGAGACTATGTACAAAAATCACTCTAACCTGGAAACCATCTTCCGAATCATAGACACAGATAACTCAG GTCTGATCTCCTTCGAGGAGTTCCGTCAAACCTGGAAACTCCTGAGTTCGCATCTTAAGACAGAGATCAGCGACGAGGCCATTGCAGACCTGGCCCAGAGCATCGACTTCAACAAAGACGGAGGTATTGACATCAATGAGTTCATGGAGGCTTTCCGTCTGGTGGACCTCTCTGCACACATGTAG
- the gsdf gene encoding gonadal somatic cell derived factor → MSFTFIITMMLLGSSVVIAFVLQPSKEDPASSATSAVSHHRCQGESLQSIKKSLLGALNLQAEPWLPVGGLDSVREKWSNTFSTIVHTAKDTALPAVSGYSDGVNSTSLKCCSMAREIFMKDLGWDNWVVHPASLTIVQCAICNPEVSTVQCPSSHTNVQDADSQVQMPCCQPTAHEMVPVLYVDKFSTLVISSVQLTRSCSCGPGNIQQPSEE, encoded by the exons ATGTCCTTTACGTTCATTATTACGATGATGCTTCTGGGGTCTTCAGTGGTGATTGCATTTGTCTTGCAACCATCCAAGGAAGATCCTGCATCCTCTGCTACCTCTGCTGTTTCCCATCACAG GTGCCAGGGTGAATCGTTGCAGTCCATCAAGAAGAGTCTCCTCGGGGCTCTCAACTTGCAGGCTGAGCCATGGCTGCCTGTAGGTGGGCTGGACAGTGTCAGAGAGAAATGGAGTAACACCTTCAGCACCATTGTACACACGGCCAAGGACACTGCAC TTCCAGCAGTCTCTGGCTACTCTGACGGTGTAAACAGTACAAGCCTGAAGTGCTGTTCCATGGCCCGCGAGATCTTCATGAAAG ATCTTGGCTGGGACAACTGGGTGGTCCATCCTGCCAGCCTTACCATCGTTCAGTGTGCAATCTGCAACCCTGAAGTGAGCACTGTGCAGTGTCCATCATCCCACACCAATGTCCAGGATGCCGACTCACAG GTCCAGATGCCATGTTGTCAGCCCACTGCCCATGAAATGGTGCCCGTCCTCTACGTGGACAAATTCAGCACCCTCGTTATATCCTCCGTGCAACTGACCCGCAGCTGCAGCTGTGGACCTGGCAACATCCAGCAGCCCAGCGAAGAGTAA